Proteins co-encoded in one Enterobacter sp. R4-368 genomic window:
- the citD gene encoding citrate lyase acyl carrier protein — MKIVREALAGTMESSDLMVKIAPAEGELDIVIHSEVMKQFGDQIRKVVDATLRAMEVRQGLIIIEDKGALDCVIRARLQSAILRAAEGTEIDWGKLL, encoded by the coding sequence ATGAAAATTGTAAGGGAGGCGCTGGCCGGGACGATGGAGTCCAGCGACCTGATGGTGAAAATCGCCCCCGCAGAAGGCGAGCTGGATATTGTTATCCATAGCGAGGTGATGAAGCAGTTCGGCGATCAAATCCGCAAGGTGGTGGATGCCACGCTGCGCGCGATGGAGGTCCGCCAGGGCTTAATCATCATTGAAGACAAAGGCGCACTGGACTGCGTAATCCGAGCCCGTCTGCAAAGCGCCATTCTGCGCGCCGCCGAAGGCACCGAAATCGACTGGGGGAAACTGCTGTGA
- the citC gene encoding [citrate (pro-3S)-lyase] ligase, protein MQARPSIDFRVAEVNGNTQRLASIRALLADSGLGMDSDITTFVEAWSGNRLVGCAGLAANVIKCVAVEEQLRGENLSARLLAEVEHLALARGHFHLFLCTRPCNRERFQHSGFWPVAQSGNNAILMENTPSGIQRYCRTLQARRVAGKRIGSIVMNANPFTLGHRHLVEQAAQACDWLHLFVVREDASFFPFSARLKMVKAGVAHLPNVTVHEGSQYIISRATFPAYFLKETGKVQQAWSEIDLLIFRNHIAPALGVTHRFIGSEPFCDITRQYNQTMHQLLAGSVEVVEVPRIKATGTAISASEVRRLLKTHQFSRIREIVPDTTFAHLESHYSAEVA, encoded by the coding sequence ATGCAAGCACGACCCTCCATCGACTTCCGCGTTGCGGAAGTCAACGGCAATACTCAACGGCTGGCCTCTATCCGCGCGTTGCTCGCTGACAGTGGTTTAGGTATGGACAGCGATATCACCACCTTCGTTGAAGCCTGGTCGGGAAACCGGCTGGTGGGTTGTGCAGGTCTCGCCGCCAACGTCATCAAGTGTGTAGCGGTTGAAGAGCAGTTGCGTGGGGAAAACCTCAGTGCGCGGCTGCTGGCAGAAGTTGAGCATCTGGCGCTGGCGCGTGGACATTTTCATCTGTTCCTGTGCACGCGCCCTTGCAATCGTGAGCGTTTCCAGCACAGCGGCTTTTGGCCGGTTGCCCAGAGCGGCAACAATGCGATATTGATGGAAAATACACCGTCTGGCATTCAGCGTTACTGCCGCACGTTGCAGGCGCGCCGCGTTGCCGGAAAGCGCATTGGCTCTATTGTGATGAACGCCAATCCCTTCACGCTTGGCCATCGGCATCTGGTGGAGCAGGCTGCACAGGCCTGCGACTGGCTGCACCTGTTTGTGGTGCGGGAAGATGCCTCGTTCTTTCCTTTCTCCGCACGGCTGAAAATGGTGAAGGCGGGCGTGGCGCATCTGCCTAATGTCACGGTTCACGAAGGCTCTCAGTACATTATTTCCCGCGCTACCTTTCCGGCCTATTTCCTCAAAGAGACCGGCAAAGTGCAGCAGGCGTGGAGCGAAATCGACCTGCTCATCTTCCGTAACCATATTGCCCCGGCGCTCGGTGTTACCCACCGCTTTATCGGCAGCGAGCCGTTTTGCGATATCACCCGCCAGTACAACCAGACTATGCATCAGTTGCTGGCAGGTTCAGTCGAGGTGGTGGAAGTTCCGCGCATTAAAGCGACCGGCACCGCCATCTCTGCTTCGGAAGTGCGCCGTTTACTTAAAACACACCAGTTTTCCCGTATTCGGGAAATTGTACCGGATACCACTTTTGCGCACCTTGAGTCTCATTACAGCGCGGAAGTCGCTTAA
- a CDS encoding fumarylacetoacetate hydrolase family protein, with the protein MKLASFVHQGVRSYGIVKADGVINLGQRLGDRYGDLKSLLAADALSEAQQLSGEATDLRFDDLNFLPVIENPGKILCVGMNYAEKRKEFDQHNPAPTLFVRFADSQTGHNAPVLKPRHSSEFDYEGELAVIIGKGGENISRDVALSHVAGYSCYMDGSARDWQHTWFTAGKNWRQTGAFGPWMTTADEIPDPHQLTIRTWLNGRMVQDDNTASMIHKVAELIEYISTFTSLTPGDVIITGSPGGVGKKRNPPLFMKAGDRIEVEIENIGHLSNVIIDAPAHALTAAH; encoded by the coding sequence ATGAAACTCGCAAGCTTTGTCCATCAGGGGGTCCGTAGCTACGGCATCGTCAAGGCTGATGGCGTCATCAATCTGGGTCAGCGTCTGGGAGACCGCTACGGTGATTTGAAATCGTTGCTCGCGGCCGACGCGCTGAGTGAGGCACAACAGCTGAGTGGTGAAGCGACGGATCTGCGCTTTGACGATCTCAACTTCCTGCCGGTTATTGAAAACCCGGGGAAAATTCTCTGCGTCGGCATGAACTACGCCGAAAAACGCAAAGAGTTCGATCAACATAACCCGGCACCGACGCTGTTTGTGCGCTTCGCCGACTCGCAAACCGGGCATAACGCGCCGGTGCTGAAACCGCGCCACTCCAGCGAATTCGACTACGAAGGTGAGCTGGCGGTGATCATCGGTAAAGGTGGCGAAAACATCTCTCGTGACGTGGCGTTAAGCCATGTCGCAGGTTACAGCTGCTATATGGATGGCTCTGCGCGTGACTGGCAGCACACCTGGTTCACCGCCGGGAAAAACTGGCGGCAAACCGGCGCGTTCGGCCCTTGGATGACCACGGCCGATGAGATCCCCGATCCGCATCAGCTCACGATCCGCACATGGTTGAATGGCCGCATGGTGCAGGACGACAACACCGCCAGCATGATCCACAAGGTCGCCGAGCTTATCGAGTACATCAGTACCTTTACCAGCCTGACGCCGGGCGACGTCATCATCACCGGCTCACCGGGCGGCGTTGGTAAAAAACGCAATCCGCCGCTGTTTATGAAAGCAGGCGATCGCATCGAAGTGGAGATCGAAAATATCGGTCACCTCAGCAATGTGATCATTGATGCGCCAGCCCATGCGCTGACAGCAGCGCACTAA
- a CDS encoding 2-hydroxycarboxylate transporter family protein, with protein MSTTDDSFSVTSESLAIQKTSLKDKWWHIMDTWKVGIIPLPLFLLAGALIAIDCLGGKLPSDIVVMVATLAFFGFACGEFGKRLPIVGKLGAAAICATFIPSAMVYYGLLPDVVVESTTKFYKSTNILYLYICCIIVGSIMSMNRTTLIQGFLRIFFPMVCGEVVGMLVGMGVGLALGMEPFQIFFFIILPIMAGGVGEGAIPLSIGYATLLHMDQGVALGRVLPMVMLGGLTAIIISGCLNQLGKRFPHLTGEGQLMPNRSNGDEQAAAAPAFSGKTDVTTIAAGALLAVLLYMIGMLGHKLIGLPAPVGMLFAAVLVKLAHGVSPRLLEGSQVVYKFFQTSVTYPILFAVGVAITPWEELVHAFTLDNLLVIVSTVSALVATGFFVGKKIGMHPIDVAIVSCCQSGQGGTGDVAILTAGNRMSLMPFAQIATRIGGAINVSVSLLVLGNFLV; from the coding sequence ATGAGCACAACTGACGATTCATTCTCTGTTACCTCTGAATCGCTGGCGATTCAAAAAACATCACTGAAGGATAAGTGGTGGCACATTATGGATACGTGGAAAGTTGGGATTATTCCACTGCCATTATTCCTGCTGGCCGGTGCGTTAATTGCTATCGATTGTCTTGGCGGCAAGTTGCCGAGCGATATCGTCGTGATGGTGGCGACGCTGGCGTTCTTCGGCTTTGCCTGCGGTGAGTTCGGCAAACGTCTGCCAATCGTCGGCAAACTGGGCGCAGCGGCGATTTGTGCCACCTTTATTCCTTCAGCAATGGTTTATTACGGTTTGCTGCCGGACGTGGTGGTCGAGTCCACAACGAAATTCTACAAATCAACCAACATACTCTATCTCTACATCTGCTGCATCATTGTCGGCAGTATCATGAGCATGAACCGCACCACCCTGATTCAGGGTTTCCTGCGTATCTTCTTCCCGATGGTTTGCGGCGAAGTGGTTGGCATGCTGGTGGGGATGGGCGTAGGCCTGGCGCTGGGTATGGAACCGTTCCAGATCTTCTTCTTTATCATTCTGCCAATCATGGCGGGTGGTGTAGGTGAAGGTGCGATTCCGCTCTCCATTGGTTACGCCACGCTGCTGCACATGGATCAGGGCGTCGCGCTGGGCCGTGTACTGCCGATGGTGATGCTGGGCGGTCTGACCGCAATCATTATTTCCGGCTGCCTGAACCAGTTGGGTAAACGCTTCCCGCATCTGACCGGCGAAGGCCAACTGATGCCTAACCGCAGCAACGGTGATGAACAAGCGGCGGCTGCCCCTGCGTTTTCCGGTAAAACTGATGTTACTACCATCGCGGCGGGCGCACTGCTGGCAGTATTGCTGTACATGATCGGCATGCTCGGCCACAAACTGATTGGCCTGCCTGCACCGGTCGGCATGCTGTTTGCCGCCGTGCTGGTTAAGCTGGCGCACGGTGTTTCTCCGCGCCTGCTGGAAGGTTCTCAGGTGGTGTACAAATTCTTCCAGACCTCTGTGACTTACCCAATCCTCTTCGCCGTGGGCGTTGCCATTACGCCGTGGGAAGAGCTGGTTCACGCTTTCACTCTCGATAACTTGCTGGTGATCGTGAGTACCGTTTCCGCACTGGTTGCCACTGGTTTCTTCGTAGGTAAAAAGATTGGCATGCATCCGATTGATGTCGCCATCGTTTCCTGCTGCCAGAGCGGCCAGGGTGGTACAGGGGATGTTGCCATCCTGACTGCCGGTAACCGTATGAGCCTGATGCCGTTTGCACAGATTGCCACCCGTATTGGCGGTGCGATCAACGTGTCGGTATCGCTGCTGGTTCTTGGCAATTTCCTCGTCTGA
- a CDS encoding sensor histidine kinase — protein MKVSFQIKLFISLVLFFSGLFVLLGVYYYKDVGRQLYQEMSARAKIQAEEIAIIPNLRQSVANKDIRAIAQFMHKVVAHSDASFIVIGDDKGLHLFHSVHSDVVGKTLVGDDNTEVLHGKSITTIRKGGLGISLRSKAPIFDDAGRVIGIVSVGYLTSYLDTITLGKVINIFIAAVLLLAALFIFSWFFTRSIKKQIFSLEPREIGLLVRQQKAMMESIYEGVIAIDSELHIEVINQAARKLLGLSQPTRELRGQTIDEVIAPVPFFDRSMMLENDTHDEICRFNQLTVIASRVRIMLENKLQGWVITFRDRNEIDTLSAQLSQVKRYVDNLRIMRHEQLNRMNTLSGLLHMERYDEAVRYIQAQSEHAQELLDFISSRFSSPTLCGLLLGKAARAREKGVELAFDPLCQMDRACRLLGEAELISIIGNLLDNAIEATQRATLPHEPVEVLILLNERELIIEVADRGIGIDPAIRDHIFERGMTTKRSGDHGIGLYLIASYVTQVGGSIEVSANTPRGTIFSLFIPETGNVPRPVPTLEDQNYAT, from the coding sequence ATGAAAGTCTCTTTCCAAATCAAACTTTTTATTTCGCTGGTGCTTTTTTTCTCCGGTTTGTTCGTTCTGCTTGGCGTTTATTATTATAAGGATGTCGGCCGTCAGCTATATCAGGAAATGAGTGCCCGGGCAAAAATACAGGCTGAGGAAATAGCGATTATTCCGAATTTACGCCAATCGGTTGCCAATAAAGATATTCGAGCCATCGCGCAATTTATGCATAAAGTGGTGGCGCATAGCGACGCAAGCTTTATTGTTATTGGCGATGACAAAGGCCTGCATTTATTTCATTCAGTCCATTCTGATGTGGTCGGAAAAACATTAGTGGGTGACGATAATACCGAGGTGTTGCACGGGAAAAGCATCACCACTATCCGCAAAGGCGGGCTGGGTATTTCGTTACGTAGTAAAGCGCCGATTTTTGATGATGCCGGGCGCGTTATCGGGATTGTGTCAGTGGGGTATCTGACCAGTTATCTCGATACCATCACGCTCGGTAAAGTGATCAACATTTTTATTGCCGCTGTATTGCTGCTGGCAGCGCTGTTTATTTTTTCCTGGTTCTTTACCCGCAGCATTAAAAAACAGATCTTCTCCCTTGAGCCGCGGGAGATTGGCCTGCTGGTGCGCCAACAAAAAGCGATGATGGAATCGATCTACGAAGGGGTGATTGCGATTGACAGCGAACTGCACATTGAAGTGATCAATCAGGCCGCACGCAAACTTCTGGGGTTAAGCCAGCCGACGCGCGAGCTGCGCGGGCAAACTATCGATGAAGTCATTGCCCCGGTGCCGTTTTTTGACCGTTCGATGATGCTGGAAAACGACACGCATGATGAGATTTGCCGTTTTAATCAGTTAACGGTGATTGCCAGCCGGGTACGCATCATGCTGGAGAATAAATTGCAGGGTTGGGTGATTACCTTTCGCGATCGCAACGAGATAGACACGCTGAGCGCGCAACTCAGCCAGGTGAAGCGCTACGTTGATAACCTGCGCATTATGCGCCATGAGCAACTCAACCGCATGAACACGCTCTCTGGCCTGCTGCATATGGAGCGCTACGATGAAGCCGTGCGCTACATTCAGGCGCAGTCAGAGCATGCGCAGGAGTTGCTGGATTTTATCTCTTCGCGCTTTAGCTCACCCACGCTGTGCGGTTTGCTGCTGGGGAAAGCGGCGCGCGCCCGTGAAAAAGGTGTCGAACTGGCCTTTGATCCGCTGTGTCAGATGGACAGAGCCTGCCGGTTGTTGGGTGAAGCGGAGCTTATCTCCATCATCGGTAATCTGTTGGATAACGCGATTGAAGCAACCCAGCGAGCCACGCTGCCTCACGAACCGGTTGAAGTGCTGATTTTGCTGAACGAACGGGAGTTGATTATTGAAGTGGCGGATCGCGGTATCGGCATTGATCCGGCGATTCGCGATCATATTTTTGAACGCGGGATGACCACCAAGCGCAGTGGCGATCATGGCATTGGTCTGTACCTGATCGCCAGCTATGTCACGCAGGTGGGCGGATCGATTGAAGTCTCCGCTAACACGCCTCGCGGCACAATTTTCTCTTTGTTTATTCCTGAAACGGGTAACGTACCGCGTCCCGTGCCGACCCTGGAAGATCAGAATTATGCAACATGA
- a CDS encoding response regulator, which translates to MQHELIDVLIVEDENTLAQLNAELVSKHPRLRLVGIASSLAEARELLSNMQPQLVLLDNYLPDGKGITLINDPQIIRANCSVIFITAASDMDTCSQAIRNGAFDYILKPVSWKRLSQSLERFVQFAEQQRVWKIVDQQNVDSLYQLQAKNFRQDNGSKGIEESTLALIQKLFADEIARCFSVDEVVSETGLSKTTTRRYLEHCVEAGFLAVEMQYGKIGHPRRMYRRVAA; encoded by the coding sequence ATGCAACATGAACTGATAGACGTGCTGATAGTAGAAGATGAAAACACGCTTGCGCAGCTTAATGCGGAACTGGTCAGCAAACACCCGCGCCTGCGCCTGGTTGGTATTGCCTCGTCGCTTGCCGAAGCCCGCGAGTTATTGAGCAACATGCAGCCGCAGTTAGTGTTACTGGATAACTATTTGCCGGATGGCAAAGGCATTACCCTTATTAACGATCCGCAGATTATTCGCGCGAACTGCTCGGTGATTTTTATTACCGCCGCCAGCGATATGGACACCTGTAGCCAGGCGATCCGCAATGGCGCGTTCGACTATATCCTCAAACCCGTGTCGTGGAAGCGGCTGAGCCAGTCGCTTGAGCGCTTTGTGCAATTCGCCGAGCAGCAACGCGTGTGGAAAATTGTCGACCAGCAGAACGTGGACTCACTTTACCAGTTACAGGCAAAAAATTTCCGCCAGGATAACGGCAGTAAAGGCATTGAAGAGAGTACGCTGGCGCTGATTCAGAAACTGTTTGCCGACGAGATCGCGCGCTGTTTTTCCGTCGATGAAGTGGTGAGCGAAACGGGGTTGAGCAAAACCACCACCCGGCGCTATCTGGAACACTGCGTGGAAGCCGGGTTTCTGGCGGTGGAGATGCAGTACGGGAAAATTGGCCACCCGAGGCGCATGTACCGCCGGGTGGCTGCGTGA
- a CDS encoding ornithine decarboxylase yields the protein MKSMKIAVSRELISALSTHREVVTLDSTDFTDVAAVVMTLAESRSGILALLKRTGFNLPVFLFTQEPESAPQGVTAVIGGKDQDWLELETAACDYEDNLLPPFFDTLRQYVEMDNSTFACPGHQHGEFFKKHPAGRQFYEFFGENVFRADMCNADVKLGDLLIHEGSAKHAQKFAAKVFNADKTYFVLNGTSAANKVVTNALLTRGDLVLFDRNNHKSNHHGALIQAGATPVYLEAARNPFGFIGGIDDHCFDEGYLRELIREVAPEKADQPRPFRLAVIQLGTYDGTIYNARQVIDKIGSLCDYILFDSAWVGYEQFIPMMADCSPLLLELNENDPGIFVTQSVHKQQAGFSQTSQIHKKDNHLRGQTRFCPHKRLNNAFMLHASTSPFYPLFAALDVNAKIHQGESGRRLWAECVALGIEARKAIIANCKMIKPFVPPEIAGRPWQDHPTEVIARERRFFSFEPGDKWHGFEGYAHEQYFVDPCKLLLTTPGIDVETGEYTEFGIPATILAHYLRENGIVPEKCDLNSILFLLTPAESAEKMAQLVAMLAQFEQHIEDDTPLADVLPTIFNKYPVRYRDYTLRELCQEMHDLYVSFDVKDLQKAMFRKASLPAVVMNPQDANSEFIRGNVELVRISMAEGRIAAEGALPYPPGVLCVVPGEVWGGAVQRYFLALEEGVNLLPGFSPELQGVYSETDTDGIKRLYGYVLK from the coding sequence ATGAAATCAATGAAAATTGCCGTCAGCCGCGAGCTGATATCTGCGCTTTCCACCCACCGCGAAGTGGTGACGCTGGACAGTACCGATTTTACGGATGTGGCGGCAGTCGTCATGACATTAGCGGAGAGTCGCAGCGGCATTCTTGCGTTACTCAAACGGACGGGGTTTAACCTGCCGGTTTTTTTGTTCACTCAAGAGCCGGAGAGTGCGCCGCAGGGCGTGACAGCGGTGATCGGCGGTAAAGATCAGGACTGGCTGGAGCTTGAAACCGCCGCCTGTGACTATGAAGACAATCTGTTGCCGCCATTTTTCGATACGCTGCGCCAGTATGTCGAAATGGACAACAGCACGTTTGCCTGCCCCGGTCATCAGCACGGCGAGTTCTTTAAAAAGCACCCGGCGGGCCGCCAGTTTTACGAATTCTTCGGCGAGAACGTTTTTCGCGCCGACATGTGCAACGCCGACGTCAAGCTTGGCGATTTACTGATCCACGAAGGTTCGGCCAAGCACGCGCAGAAGTTTGCCGCGAAGGTGTTCAATGCCGACAAAACCTATTTTGTATTGAACGGCACTTCTGCCGCCAACAAAGTGGTGACCAATGCGCTGCTAACGCGGGGCGATCTGGTGCTGTTCGATCGTAATAACCATAAATCCAACCATCATGGTGCGTTGATCCAGGCCGGTGCAACGCCGGTCTATCTGGAAGCGGCGCGTAACCCGTTTGGTTTTATTGGTGGCATTGACGATCACTGCTTTGATGAGGGTTATCTGCGCGAGCTGATCCGCGAAGTCGCGCCGGAAAAGGCAGACCAGCCGCGCCCGTTCCGTCTGGCGGTGATCCAGCTTGGGACTTACGACGGCACGATCTACAACGCACGGCAGGTGATCGACAAGATCGGCAGTTTGTGCGACTACATTTTGTTTGATTCGGCGTGGGTAGGGTATGAGCAATTTATCCCGATGATGGCCGACTGCTCGCCGCTGCTGCTGGAGCTAAACGAGAATGATCCGGGCATTTTTGTCACCCAGTCGGTGCATAAGCAGCAGGCCGGGTTCTCACAAACCTCGCAGATCCACAAAAAAGATAACCATCTGCGCGGACAGACACGTTTTTGCCCGCATAAGCGGCTGAACAATGCCTTTATGCTACATGCGTCAACCAGCCCGTTTTATCCGCTGTTTGCCGCGCTGGACGTGAATGCCAAGATCCATCAGGGCGAGAGCGGACGACGGCTGTGGGCAGAATGTGTGGCGCTGGGTATTGAAGCGCGCAAAGCGATCATCGCGAACTGTAAAATGATCAAACCCTTTGTACCGCCGGAGATCGCCGGACGGCCGTGGCAGGATCACCCGACGGAAGTGATCGCCCGCGAGCGGCGCTTCTTCAGCTTTGAGCCGGGTGATAAATGGCACGGTTTTGAAGGTTATGCGCACGAGCAATATTTTGTTGATCCCTGCAAGCTGCTGTTGACCACGCCAGGCATCGATGTGGAAACGGGCGAATATACCGAGTTTGGTATTCCGGCCACCATTCTGGCGCATTACCTGCGTGAAAATGGCATTGTGCCGGAGAAGTGCGATCTCAACTCGATCCTGTTCCTGCTGACGCCAGCCGAAAGCGCCGAGAAGATGGCGCAGCTGGTAGCGATGCTCGCCCAGTTCGAACAACATATTGAAGATGACACGCCGCTGGCCGATGTGCTGCCAACCATCTTTAATAAATATCCGGTGCGTTATCGCGACTATACGCTGCGTGAGCTGTGCCAGGAGATGCACGATCTGTATGTGAGTTTTGACGTAAAAGATCTGCAAAAAGCAATGTTCCGCAAAGCCAGCCTGCCAGCGGTCGTGATGAACCCGCAGGATGCAAACAGTGAGTTTATTCGCGGCAATGTTGAGCTGGTGCGCATCAGTATGGCGGAAGGGCGCATCGCCGCCGAAGGTGCGCTGCCCTATCCGCCGGGCGTGCTCTGCGTGGTGCCGGGAGAAGTGTGGGGCGGAGCGGTGCAGCGCTATTTCCTCGCGCTGGAAGAGGGCGTCAATCTGCTGCCGGGCTTTTCACCGGAGCTACAGGGCGTTTATTCCGAGACCGACACCGACGGCATCAAACGCCTGTACGGCTATGTACTGAAGTAG
- a CDS encoding DUF554 domain-containing protein, with protein MLIGPFINAAAVLIGGTLGALLSHRLPERIRSSMPSIFGLASLGIGILLVIKCVNLPVMVLATLVGTLIGELCYVERGISGGVNALRNLLQKRKDGDANSAHESFIQSLVAIIILFCASGTGIFGAMREGMTGDPSILIAKAFLDFFTAVIFATSLGFAVAMISVPMLIIQLTLATCATLILPLTTPAMMGDFTAVGGILLLATGLRICGIKMFAVANMLPALVIAMPISALWTAFFA; from the coding sequence GTGCTTATCGGTCCTTTTATTAACGCCGCTGCGGTATTAATTGGCGGCACCCTTGGCGCGTTGCTCAGCCACCGCCTCCCCGAGCGTATCCGTTCCTCCATGCCTTCGATTTTCGGCCTTGCATCGCTGGGTATCGGTATTTTGCTGGTGATCAAATGCGTGAATTTGCCGGTGATGGTGCTCGCCACGCTTGTCGGTACGCTGATTGGCGAGCTTTGTTACGTCGAGCGCGGTATCAGCGGTGGTGTTAACGCGCTACGTAACCTGCTGCAAAAACGCAAAGATGGTGATGCCAACAGTGCTCACGAGTCGTTTATTCAGAGCCTGGTGGCAATCATTATTCTGTTCTGTGCCAGCGGCACCGGGATTTTTGGCGCCATGCGTGAAGGGATGACCGGCGATCCAAGTATTCTTATCGCCAAAGCTTTTCTCGATTTCTTTACCGCCGTGATTTTCGCTACTTCACTCGGTTTTGCTGTCGCGATGATTTCCGTGCCGATGCTGATTATCCAGCTTACCCTCGCCACCTGCGCAACGCTGATCCTGCCGCTGACCACGCCCGCAATGATGGGCGATTTCACCGCCGTAGGCGGCATTCTGCTGCTGGCGACCGGGTTGCGCATCTGCGGCATTAAGATGTTTGCCGTGGCGAATATGCTGCCCGCGCTGGTGATCGCGATGCCGATTTCTGCCCTGTGGACAGCATTTTTTGCCTGA
- a CDS encoding VasL domain-containing protein codes for MNDISPRKIKTGCDPRTLADYAILRDELSKLTHPARPDVNWRYVEKLCLSLFEQNGVELQTAAWYTLARTQLAGLFGLNEGLAILEALISHQWGVLWPQPVHARMEILCNLSQRLQQRMRTLPLNYSDLSQLYRAEQLLTSLGAVLQRLELKHLSQLDTLRSMIHNSAVRLENSDGASDSGATIQAGIVLPAPVMNSAGILSDALPGIPVTEKREPANTVNWVYVAHPEHQPNVDVLTAIPVQVKKWKPFAAGMWTMLIISAATVWGWHALHQVDPLQTQLAASLAPFPAILTPAQLDTLRQHASIPQTMFTATQQQLVRLGQLPPDWNIDYSRQLVEQAQSLWPEQAKPLAQRWFRQLNAASVPTENLSGWHQGMTKLQQLSNRLSGLDGHKGKYMTVSELKSSVFGMMTSFQQTEPTEEQLRQINLLPVGSPLRQQLIRQLEQHLRAQIYTLGQMKNSAPVTKLLREQAVNPSPLND; via the coding sequence ATGAATGACATTTCCCCCCGTAAAATCAAAACCGGTTGCGACCCGCGTACTCTTGCGGATTATGCCATCCTGCGCGATGAGTTGAGCAAACTGACCCATCCGGCGCGCCCGGACGTGAACTGGCGGTATGTAGAAAAACTCTGTCTCTCATTGTTTGAGCAAAATGGCGTGGAATTGCAAACGGCCGCCTGGTATACGCTTGCCCGGACTCAACTGGCCGGATTATTCGGTCTGAATGAAGGGCTGGCAATACTGGAGGCCCTGATAAGCCATCAGTGGGGAGTGCTCTGGCCGCAGCCTGTACACGCCCGCATGGAAATCCTCTGTAATCTGAGTCAGCGCCTGCAGCAACGGATGCGTACGCTACCGCTGAACTACAGCGATCTCAGCCAGCTATACCGGGCGGAACAACTGCTAACGAGTCTCGGCGCGGTGCTACAGCGCCTGGAGTTAAAACATCTGAGCCAGCTCGATACGTTGCGATCGATGATACATAACAGTGCTGTTCGGCTGGAAAATAGTGACGGCGCATCCGACTCTGGTGCAACTATTCAGGCTGGTATCGTGCTGCCTGCGCCAGTAATGAATAGCGCCGGAATATTAAGCGATGCTCTGCCGGGTATTCCTGTTACCGAAAAGCGCGAACCGGCCAACACGGTAAATTGGGTTTATGTTGCCCATCCCGAACATCAGCCGAACGTGGATGTACTGACGGCGATACCGGTACAGGTAAAAAAGTGGAAACCTTTTGCTGCCGGGATGTGGACCATGCTGATAATAAGTGCGGCGACGGTGTGGGGCTGGCATGCCTTGCATCAAGTTGACCCGTTACAGACTCAGCTTGCTGCATCGCTGGCACCTTTTCCTGCAATACTCACGCCCGCGCAACTTGATACGCTGCGTCAGCACGCTTCCATACCGCAAACCATGTTCACAGCTACGCAGCAGCAGCTCGTGCGCTTAGGTCAGTTGCCACCGGACTGGAATATTGACTACAGCCGTCAACTGGTCGAGCAGGCGCAGTCGCTCTGGCCTGAACAGGCGAAACCACTGGCACAACGGTGGTTTCGGCAGTTGAACGCAGCCAGCGTACCGACAGAAAATTTGAGTGGCTGGCATCAGGGGATGACGAAGTTACAGCAACTGAGTAACCGGCTGAGTGGGCTGGATGGGCACAAGGGTAAATACATGACGGTCAGTGAGCTGAAGTCATCCGTCTTTGGCATGATGACTAGCTTTCAGCAGACTGAACCGACGGAGGAACAGCTTCGTCAGATTAATTTATTGCCCGTCGGTTCTCCTCTGCGTCAGCAACTTATCCGGCAACTGGAACAGCATCTCCGGGCACAGATTTATACACTGGGGCAGATGAAAAACAGCGCACCTGTAACGAAGTTGCTGCGCGAACAAGCGGTAAATCCCAGCCCCCTGAACGATTAA
- the tssE gene encoding type VI secretion system baseplate subunit TssE produces the protein MANSSPSLYETLYGNFTGGLDLHQVNEQNQAILSVLDNMQRILNCRAGTLKHLPDYGLPDMTKILQGMPGTAHQLLQVFSDVLLKYEPRLKKITVVLLDQEIPGELRYAIDAELNGIGLVRYGTVFMPEGRVLLRHLKQQQYLDETDKL, from the coding sequence ATGGCAAATAGTTCACCTTCATTATATGAAACGCTTTACGGTAATTTCACCGGCGGGCTTGATCTCCATCAGGTCAATGAACAAAACCAGGCAATTTTGTCTGTGCTCGATAATATGCAACGTATCCTCAATTGTCGCGCCGGGACGCTGAAGCATCTGCCGGATTATGGATTACCGGATATGACAAAAATTCTTCAGGGTATGCCGGGTACTGCTCACCAGTTGTTGCAGGTATTTTCTGACGTGCTACTCAAATACGAGCCGCGCCTGAAAAAAATAACCGTTGTGCTTCTCGATCAGGAAATCCCCGGTGAACTGCGCTACGCCATTGATGCTGAACTTAATGGTATTGGCCTGGTACGCTATGGCACAGTGTTTATGCCTGAGGGGCGTGTTTTGCTTCGTCATCTTAAACAACAGCAGTATCTTGATGAGACAGATAAATTATAA